From the Nerophis ophidion isolate RoL-2023_Sa linkage group LG18, RoL_Noph_v1.0, whole genome shotgun sequence genome, one window contains:
- the LOC133537457 gene encoding nucleotidyltransferase MB21D2 → MAAPALSSRASSAGSLGNSPTMAASRLPHGGGGVGPELDFRSAARMEDLNRLIQEFSKHDQREYDDQRALEIHTAKDFIFSMLGMVQKLDQKLPVANEYLLLSGGVREGVVDMDLDELSVYARGTDYDMDFTLLVPALKLHDRNQPVTLDMRHSALGHSWLSLRLFDEGTINKWKDCCTIVDHINGTTNYFFSPTLVADWFYQSISLVLLEVQKKPQRGIPRVEKVERNGTVISVILGVGSSRMLYDIVPVVSFKGWPAVAQSWLMENHFWDGKITEEEVISGFYLVPTCSHKGRKENEWRLSFARSEVQLKKCISSSLMQAYQACKAIIIKLLSRPKAISPYHLRSIMLWACDRLPANYLSQDDFSAHFLLGLVDDLQHCLVNKTCPNYFIPQCNMLEHLSDETAMLHARKLSSVRSDPAEHLRTTIEHAKAANRLTVELQWRGSTNNLPSPQSDSGGENQPDDRLAKKLQQLVTENPGKSISVFINPDDVTRPHFRIDDKFF, encoded by the exons ATGGCCGCCCCTGCTCTCTCCAGCCGGGCCAGCTCGGCGGGCAGCCTAGGGAACAGCCCCACCATGGCCGCCAGCAGGTTGCCTCACGGTGGCGGGGGCGTCGGGCCCGAGCTCGACTTTAGATCGGCGGCCCGCATGGAGGACCTGAACCGGCTCATCCAGGAGTTCAGCAAGCACGACCAGCGGGAATACGATGACCAACGGGCCCTGGAGATCCACACTGCCAAGGACTTCATCTTCTCCATGCTGG GAATGGTCCAGAAGTTGGACCAGAAGCTCCCGGTGGCCAACGAGTACCTCCTGCTGTCGGGCGGCGTTCGAGAGGGCGTGGTGGACATGGACCTGGACGAGCTGAGCGTGTACGCCCGGGGCACAGACTACGACATGGATTTCACGCTGCTGGTGCCTGCGCTGAAACTGCACGACCGCAACCAGCCGGTGACCCTGGACATGCGTCACTCAGCTCTGGGCCACTCGTGGCTCAGCCTGCGCCTCTTCGACGAGGGAACCATCAACAAGTGGAAGGACTGCTGCACCATCGTGGACCACATCAACGGGACCACCAACTACTTCTTCTCGCCCACCCTCGTGGCGGACTGGTTCTACCAGTCCATCTCGCTGGTGCTGCTGGAGGTGCAGAAGAAGCCCCAGAGGGGCATTCCCAGGGTGGAGAAGGTGGAGAGGAACGGGACGGTCATCTCGGTCATCCTGGGCGTGGGAAGCAGCCGCATGCTGTACGACATCGTCCCCGTGGTGTCGTTCAAAGGGTGGCCGGCTGTGGCGCAGAGCTGGCTGATGGAGAACCACTTTTGGGACGGCAAGATCACCGAGGAGGAGGTGATCAGCGGCTTCTACCTGGTGCCCACGTGCTCCCATAAAGGCCGCAAGGAGAACGAGTGGCGCCTGTCGTTCGCCCGCAGCGAGGTGCAGCTGAAGAAGTGCATTTCGTCCAGCCTGATGCAGGCCTACCAGGCGTGCAAAGCCATCATCATCAAGCTGCTGTCGCGGCCCAAAGCCATCAGCCCGTACCACCTgcgcagcatcatgctgtgggccTGCGACCGCCTCCCCGCCAACTACCTGTCGCAGGACGACTTCTCCGCCCACTTCCTTCTGGGCCTGGTCGACGACCTGCAGCACTGCCTGGTCAACAAGACGTGTCCCAACTACTTCATCCCGCAGTGCAACATGCTGGAGCACCTGTCGGACGAGACGGCCATGCTGCACGCTCGCAAGCTCTCCTCCGTGCGCTCCGACCCGGCCGAGCACCTGCGCACCACCATCGAGCACGCCAAGGCCGCCAACAGGCTGACGGTGGAGCTGCAGTGGCGAGGGAGCACCAACAACCTGCCATCGCCACAGTCTGACTCCGGCGGCGAGAACCAGCCGGACGACCGCCTGGCCAAGAAGCTCCAGCAGCTGGTCACGGAGAACCCCGGGAAGTCCATTTCCGTCTTCATCAACCCGGACGACGTCACACGGCCGCACTTTCGCATCGACGACAAGTTTTTCTGA
- the LOC133537460 gene encoding claudin-19-like isoform X1, which produces MAVGLQVVGLVLGVLSWCLQSSCTSSQLWKVSSQAESVTSSQWYYEGLWTICAATSLGSVQCNKFKTLLGLQVHVQVCRALMIMSMVLSFAAIIVSVLGLKCTKIGRTSDQVKGQIVLSGGAVFILSGLFTLIAVSWYAGRVIYDFNNPLHKGIRYELGTGLYLGWGASGLALLAGAMLCCSYRRSSSQPPARHFSYNYSKNNQGQHNIYTAASTFDSSTAKAYV; this is translated from the exons ATGGCGGTGGGCCTGCAGGTGGTGGGTCTGGTTCTGGGCGTGCTGTCATGGTGTCTGCAGTCCAGCTGCACGTCCTCGCAGCTGTGGAAGGTGAGCAGCCAGGCCGAGTCGGTCACCAGCAGCCAGTGGTACTATGAGGGGCTGTGGACCATCTGCGCCGCCACCTCGCTTGGCTCGGTCCAGTGCAACAAGTTCAAGACGCTTCTGGGCCTGCAAG TCCACGTGCAGGTGTGCCGGGCCTTGATGATCATGTCTATGGTGCTGAGCTTTGCCGCCATCATCGTGTCCGTGTTGGGACTCAAGTGCACCAAGATCGGCAGGACCTCGGACCAGGTCAAAGGTCAAATCGTCTTGAGTGGAGGTGCCGTGTTCATCCTGTCAG GTCTCTTCACTCTGATCGCAGTGTCCTGGTACGCTGGAAGAGTCATCTATGACTTCAACAATCCTCTCCACAAAGGAATCAG GTACGAGTTGGGCACCGGTCTCTATCTGGGCTGGGGGGCCTCAGGTCTGGCCCTGCTCGCAGGTGCAATGCTGTGTTGTTCCTACAGGAGGAGCTCGTCCCAGCCTCCCGCGCG ACATTTCTCTTACAACTACTCCAAAAACAACCAGGGCCAGCACAACATCTACACGGCCGCTTCCACCTTCGACAGCAGCACCGCCAAAGCCTACGTCTGA
- the LOC133537459 gene encoding presenilin-associated rhomboid-like protein, mitochondrial produces MAWRSYVGLFCRSSEYTLRSVRGGSRWPHNFQQHCSFRKVAKKPETKNVGEEVLPGHFESTKAALHRQPPSRSPRSFSRLLRPLVFTVGFTGCSFGSAAIWQYESLKSRVQSYFDGLRADWLDKVRLPKRGEGHKELIQFWNSLSEGQRTVTGIIAANVLVFCCWRLPALQRSMIKYFTADPASKTLCSPMLLSTFSHFSFFHMAANMYVLWGFSSSAVSILGREQFMAVYLSAGVISTFVSYVSKMASGRLGPSLGASGAIMTVVAIVCTKMPEAKLAIIFLPMLTFTAANALKAIIAIDTAGLVLGWKIFDHAAHLGGALFGIWYVTFGHELIWKNREPFVKLWHELRTGSGGKGGH; encoded by the exons ATGGCGTGGAGGAGCTACGTTGGCTTGTTCTGCCGGAGCAGCGAATACACTCTACGGAGTGTGAGGGGAGGCAG CAGGTGGCCTCACAACTTCCAGCAGCATTGCAGCTTCAGGAAAGTCGCCAAGAAACCAGAAACCAAAAACGTTGGCGAGGAGGTACTACCCGGCCACTTTGAATCCACTAAAGCGGCGTTGCACCGGCAACCCCCTTCCAGATCGCCGCGCTCCTTCAGCCGTCTTCTCCGCCCTCTGGTCTTCACCGTGGGG TTTACAGGCTGCTCCTTCGGCTCGGCGGCCATCTGGCAGTACGAATCGCTCAAGTCTCGCGTGCAGAGCTACTTCGACGGGCTGCGAGCCGATTGGTTGGACAAAGTGCGGCTGCCGAAGCGAGGAGAAGGCCACAAGGAA CTCATTCAATTCTGGAACAGTTTGAGTGAAGGTCAGCGGACAGTcacag GGATCATTGCAGCCAACGTCCTCGTGTTCTGCTGTTGGCGCCTGCCGGCACTGCAGCGCTCCATGATAAAGTACTTCACCGCTGACCCCGCCTCCA AGACGCTGTGCTCGCCCATGCTGCTGTCCACCTTCAGCCACTTTTCCTTCTTCCACATGGCCGCCAACATGTACGTCCTGTGGGGCTTCTCCAGCAGCGCCGTCTCCATACTGGGCAGGGAGCAGTTCATGGCCGTCTACCTTTCTGCGG GTGTCATTTCCACCTTTGTCAGCTACGTGAGCAAGATGGCCAGCGGGAGGTTGGGTCCTTCTCTCGGAGCG TCTGGCGCCATCATGACCGTCGTGGCTATAGTTTGCACCAAAATGCCAGAAGCCAAACTGGCCATCATTTTCCTCCCCATGTTAACCTTCACTGCTGCTAAC GCGCTAAAGGCCATCATCGCCATAGATACGGCCGGTTTGGTGTTGGGGTGGAAAATTTTTGACCACGCTGCTCATTTGGGTGGAGCCCTTTTTGGCAt CTGGTACGTCACATTTGGACACGAGCTCATTTGGAAGAACCGGGAGCCTTTTGTCAAGTTATGGCACGAGCTGAGGACAGGCAGCGGCGGCAAAGGCGGCCATTGA
- the LOC133537460 gene encoding claudin-19-like isoform X2 — translation MAVGLQVVGLVLGVLSWCLQSSCTSSQLWKVSSQAESVTSSQWYYEGLWTICAATSLGSVQCNKFKTLLGLQVHVQVCRALMIMSMVLSFAAIIVSVLGLKCTKIGRTSDQVKGQIVLSGGAVFILSGLFTLIAVSWYAGRVIYDFNNPLHKGIRHFSYNYSKNNQGQHNIYTAASTFDSSTAKAYV, via the exons ATGGCGGTGGGCCTGCAGGTGGTGGGTCTGGTTCTGGGCGTGCTGTCATGGTGTCTGCAGTCCAGCTGCACGTCCTCGCAGCTGTGGAAGGTGAGCAGCCAGGCCGAGTCGGTCACCAGCAGCCAGTGGTACTATGAGGGGCTGTGGACCATCTGCGCCGCCACCTCGCTTGGCTCGGTCCAGTGCAACAAGTTCAAGACGCTTCTGGGCCTGCAAG TCCACGTGCAGGTGTGCCGGGCCTTGATGATCATGTCTATGGTGCTGAGCTTTGCCGCCATCATCGTGTCCGTGTTGGGACTCAAGTGCACCAAGATCGGCAGGACCTCGGACCAGGTCAAAGGTCAAATCGTCTTGAGTGGAGGTGCCGTGTTCATCCTGTCAG GTCTCTTCACTCTGATCGCAGTGTCCTGGTACGCTGGAAGAGTCATCTATGACTTCAACAATCCTCTCCACAAAGGAATCAG ACATTTCTCTTACAACTACTCCAAAAACAACCAGGGCCAGCACAACATCTACACGGCCGCTTCCACCTTCGACAGCAGCACCGCCAAAGCCTACGTCTGA